DNA from Rhipicephalus microplus isolate Deutch F79 chromosome 5, USDA_Rmic, whole genome shotgun sequence:
cctttgcgcgtgcctacgcttcataaccggaggcgccgcggaatcttttcaaactggaagcgacgagcttcgctacgatgccggcctgccgccatccttctgtgtgggcggtgatcccttccggcttcatgagggtgtctgcaatcagcagcttggtcacatcgacgatcatttcggacagccacccgggagcacgatgacgtcaacacgcatgcccacaagggtccgcctgtttgctttaaatctgggaccatcgcctacctgcttcagtggacacggtggcatcgccgtgacaatgacgcctgacgtaccgctgttcatgcaggtTGGTGACCGGAAGGATAGCTTCCGTAGCGATTCCATAGCTCTTATAGTGCTGCCGTGTCCACAAGTTTTGGCTGACTGTGTATGTGACTGTTTTTCTATTGTGGGTCTGTTGTTGAGTCTTTCTGGCGATGTCGAGCTGAATCCGGGGCCTATAACGGACgccgtatgcaaagaaatgctccaGAATCAAAAAGAAATTTTGTCTAAACTAACAGCGGTTCAAGAAAAGCAAAATTCGTTTGAAACTAGAATTCTAGACATGCAAAATCGGCTTCTTGTTATTGAGACTAAGGTGCAAAGCTTAGATGAGACTCGCAGCAGGCTCGCAACTCTTGAAACAATTGTGGCTGAATGTCGTGACAAATCATCTAGTCTGCTTGATCAGGTGGACGATTTGGAAAATCGTTCGAGAAGAAACAACCTTATCATAAGGGGAGTAGCAGAAgatgagaatgaaaaagaagaaactctACTAAAAAAAGTAAACGAAGAAATCTTTAGCTCTACCCTAAAGGTAAACATAACGTCTATTGAGAGAATTCATaggataggaaaaaaaaattctggcaaaacTCGCCCCGTCATCCTTAGGCTGGCAGACTATAGGGATAAAATGAAAGTCTTGCAGAGGTGCTCAAGACTGAAGGATACGGGTTACAGTATCAGCGAGGACTTCTCGAAAAGAGTACagggaataagaaaaaaactttggGACTCTGCTAtcgaagaaagaaaggcaggaaagAAGGTAAAACTTGTTTTTGATAAGCTGAAGGTAAACAATACTCTTTACTGCTGGAATGAAGCGCGTGCCGAAAGAAGCAAGCTTGGAAATGATGATGCAACACGTGATAAGTGACAGGCACAGGGACAGAAAGAtaattttaaaataatcaatTTAAATGCCCGAAGTGTATCAAATAAATCACATATGCTTGAAGCCTTGGTTATCGATCACGAACCTGATATTATTTTAATTACGGAAACATGGTTGCACGAAATTATACCTGATACTGAAATCGCTCCACCCGGTTACTCAATGGTTCGGAGGGATCGTGATGGAAGAGGGGGTGGAGTTGCTTTCTTAGTCAAGAAAGGCGTTAATTATAGTTCCCTGGACGCAGCAGATGGTATTGAGGCCGTATGGattaaaacaaaactaaataatCGCACCGTGTTTATAGGTGGGGTCTACAGACCTCCAAATTCCCCTGTTGAGTACATTTTGCAACTAAGAAGATTCATGGACAGCCACTTTAGAGAAAAAGACAATATCATCTTACTAGGTGATTTCAATCTTCCGGCTATTGATTGGCATTCGCATGTGGCCGTCGACTCACATGATGCTTCTTGTGACTTATTTCTCGACTTAATATTCTCTTTCAATTTACATCAGGTTGTAAATGAGTTCACTAGAGTATGTGCAACACGGTCCTCTGTACTTGATTTAATTTTATTATCCAACGCTTTGACTTCATATGTGAATGATTGCCTTGTTGAAGAGGGTTTATCAGACCACAAGATGATTATACTGTCCATGAGCATGTCGTCGTGCACCTCACAGCAGAAATCGGGCATCACTTATCCGAACTTTCAAGCTGCCGATGATGTTAGTGTTTTGGATTTTCTTGAAAGGTCGTTTTGTAACTTCACTGCTATTTATGAATCAAATGGTAGCTCTAACTGCTTGTGGgaatattttcataatataacaatggAATGCATTAGGCGGTTTATTCCTAAAAGCTTTAAAAAGTGTAAAAGAAATAACCCTTGGATCACGAGAGATATAATTCATGTCAAACGGAGgattaaaaggaagagaaaagcttGTTCTCGTGATCCAAGTGCCCAGAACAAGACTGCACTTCATAACATGAGGCTTGATCTAAATCGTCTTGTCAAAGAATCTAAGGAAAGATTTTTTAATGTAACATTGAAAAAATTTCTGTACGAAGCACCTAGCAAATTCTGGAGGTATGTAAACCCGTCCGAGAAACAGAATACACCGGTCGATGGAAAAATTGCCCTTGAACGCGCGGaaaatttcaattcttttttttcttctgttttcaccGAAGATGATGGTACCCTTCCGTCCCTTTCTGACGCTTCCAATCGCCCTCCGGTATGCGACCCGTTAATCAACGAAGAAGGAGTATTAAACCTTCTTCTACACATTGACATTAAGAAATCCGCTGGTCCAGACGGCATTCCGAACGAGTTTCtatatagatatgctcaatgggTCGCAAAGTATCTTACTATAATCTTTCAAACTTCAATTAATCAAGCCTCATTTCCTGTAGCCTGGAAAGAAGCTAAAATAATACCAGTTCACAAAAGTGGGAACACTTCAGAAGTGGGTAACTACAGGCCTATCTCTCTTACGAGTACCTGCTCCAAACTGCTTGAGCATATACTGTGTAAGCATCTCTCTAATTATTTAGACACTCACAATTTATTATCACCTGTGCAACACGGCTTTCGAAGGGGATTATCTACAGTAACGCAGCTTGTTGTTACAGTTCACGATTTTGCGCAGGCAATTAATCGACGGGAACAGATTGATCTAATATTcttagatttcgccaaagccttcgataaggtctcgCATCCCAAACTCTTACtaaaagtaaatgaaatattCAGAAACTCAAATATTACTCAGTGGTTCATTTCTtacctccattctcgtacacagtacgtagaaataaataaaattaaatcgAAGTCCAGACCCGTTATatccggtgtgcctcaaggcagtgttctggggcctcttttatttcttatttttataaatgacctgCCCTCAGATTTGTCTGTTCCCGtgagattgtttgcagatgactgcgttatatataACAAGATCACATCCCTGAGAGACCAGGTAGACCTGAACAACAACTTAAACAAAATTTTACTATGGTGTAATGAATGGCAGATGGTTCTAAACCCCGTAAAATCAGTTTGCATGAgcataacaagaaaaaaggtaCCTCTCAAATATAATTACAATATTGGTTCCCACGACCTAAAAAGGGtaacagaatataaatatttagggctaATATTCACTCCAGATTTGAGGTGGAATACTCACGTAGACGTCACCTGTAGAAAGGCAAACAAAACTCTATGGGGTCTGAGGCGAAGGTTACATGACGCAACACCCGAAGTAAAAAGTCTTGCGTACAAAATGCTAGTACGCCCAATAATTGAATATTGTAAAATAGTATGGGACCCTCATACCACCACTAACCTACATAAACTGGAGAAAGTTCAAAGAATGGCTGCCAGGTTTATATTCAATAAATATCAACGCATGCACTCTGCTTCCGATCTTTGCAACCGTGCAAACCTACAAGCCTTAGAACTTAGAACTAAGTATGACCGTTTGAAATTCCTATTCCTCATTATTCGTAGTCAGGTTAAAATCAACTCATTAGATTTCTTTGAAATTTCTCCAGATCCGCGCTCTAGACACAAACACACTTTATATATACAGCCACCAGCCACCCGAAACGACGCATTTAAATACAGCTTCTTTCCGAGGGCAATTAAAGAATGGAATGAACTACCAAACAAAGTCGCGATGTCTTCCTCTATCACGGCGTTTTCTGCAGCTTTAGAATCGCTTATTTTCTCCGAAATAGATGCGTCATAATTCACGATGTCAATGTATATTGCCTCTCGCTTTGTtaattgttgttttctatgcgcagaatgcaagtgtacatgcctgtgtttaactttgtcttttcgtgtaaatacctgtgttcgctgtatgtctctattttgtaacgtatttcatgaccatttctttcatttgttttccactcctgtaaaaaccccagctggggttgacagtattaataaacaaacaaacaaacaaacaaatacttCACCTCATCAGCTCATTCCTTTCGCTCAGATCGTTAACGACAACGGCGGAAAGTTGAATGGGAGCAACTTGGATGCTAATCATGAAAATGAAGTCGAATATTTATTGGCCGCTTTTGCAAGGTATGCCGCAATATCCATGCGAACCAGCTCAGTTTTCGTACAAACACGCTACCAGAACCAGAATCAATTCATACTTGTTCAGTTTTCTATTCTAAGAAGAAAGTATTATACAATTTGGGGGATGTAAATAATAAATATTCATACCGCATACACCCGGCTTTCACTCCTTCGTCGCTTGCGTAACAGTAAAGCTCTGTTCTTGTCATCCCTTCCGGACCAAATCAAATAACGTCAATAATTTCAAGCTTTCACACGTtgtgttttgtttattgtttAAAAATTTGCTTGTTTACGAAACAATactgtttttattatttatatagGTGAATGAATTGTCATCCCTTTTCTTGTTTTCTCAGTGATTGTCGACGGGCTCTTGACATTCGACACAAACAACGATGGCTTTCTCTCCTATCCGGAGATGAGAGCAGGCAGCAAGTAGAATCTCATGAAAAAGTACTGTGAGTGTACCGTCAGTACAGACAAAGTGATACTCCACACGTTTCCTTATACTGCCCACCTATAGTGAGAAATAAACGCTTACGTATCTTTAAAGCACGGCGCCCAGTTTCTCGATTTGGACAAACGTTATTTTTCATGCAAACTGATCAGTGCTTTGCTGCCGCCCACTTATACCTTCACATACAGGGCCGTTTATctttcatcgaaaaaaaaaagtttcactcTATACCATGCTGAGGACAAAGATATGAGAAGATGTCTACGAGATACCTCTTTCACTAACAGCAGTTTTAGTTCACAAATTACTTGCCACGGGTCAAGAAGTAATCTACGAGCAGTATCGCAAGCCGTCACGTGTTCTCCGACGCTTATTTGCCATCTTTGTTTGAGCATGCCACTGCAATCTTACAAGACTTGGAGTTAGCTGTCATCTGGAGGCTGTTGGTCGATGATTTGCGATGAACACGAAAAGTAGTGGATAGTGAGCAGACGGAGCATTCAGAAGCTTCTGAATGtgccgtctctctctctctctctctctctctctctctctcgccttttCTACATTCATGTAGaaaaggcgagagagagagagagagagagaagaaacgagAGGACAATGAAAAATGATAGATTTAGAACTCGTGACAAGGACGAAAGGTACTCGAACACCTCGTTATGACATATCATGAAATATCCTGACATACCATCAAGCCCATCATGACATACTATTAAACAGCAGCATTACCATGACATACTAACTAGACCAAACCGCCACCCTTTTAAGGGACACGGAGAGCCAGGTATACTTCAAAAGCAAGAATCTCGTGTTCTGGCGTATGAAAGTTGGAAAAGAATAAAATATAAGGTACTATAGTATCATCATCAGGCAGATCAGCATACGTGGCAATAAGAGGGATACTTGACAACAATCTGTTTGTTGCACGAAGCCACGAGGAAATCTATACAAACTGCTCAAAAAGTAAAGACCTTAGTTGAGGAAAGAAGTAGCCACAGTTTGGGAGCCGAACCTATGACCAACGCCTATCTGGGGCGGTCGCTCTGGCAAGTGAGCTAACTAGGAATATAGCAATGTGCAGCACGAGGGCTAATTAGTCAACGACTCGAAGCGCATGGACACAGAATTTCGCAAAGTAGTTATGCAGTCTTtcgcaaaggggggggggggggggggagacgaagGGTGGTTATTCAACAGTGCCACAGGTATGAGATGGCTGGCACGTCTTGCATGTGCCATTCCCCACCCTTGagctggaatttttttttctgccgcggGATATTGATAAAAAATGACACTCAACCATGCTTGTCTGTCCAGCCCGCACTTCaaatcaagaaggttgcgcaccCCCGTTCATAATCTTTACGCTTCTTAGGGAGAATAGGAGGGGCATTAAAGTTTAAAaaataggaggggggggggtaagaaCAATGGCGTACGACAAATCTTGCTTATCGCTCAGCTCGCACAGGCTCAAATTGCACTAACACTATGATACTGAAAGCCAGTTTAGTCTGACCAACTATTGTTCCTAATTTCGTTACTTTGTCAATAAAGGGGTGCGCTTGTTACTAATCAAACTGAAATCGAAACGGTGTTTTTTAAGTCGTGACTAAGTTCCTGTACTTTACCGTGAGGCCACGTGTTCCAGCACATATAATCTGTTTTCTTATAAGTATTTAGTTCTGTTGCAGGCTTGCATACACAAAAGATTGGCCAGGGTAGAAGAGGCTATAGAGCAGCTTCGAATGCCACTCGTCGTAACTGCGTAGACGTAGATATTGCGGCTGTTAACCCACTCGAAGCGGGAAAAAAAATAGGCGATCGCTCTTCCGctctggacacacacacacacacacacacacacacacacacacacacacacacacacacacacacacacacacacacacacacacacacacacacacacacacacacacacacacacacacacacacacacacacacacacacacacacacacacacacacacacacacacacacacacacacacacacacacacacacacacacacacacacacacacacacacacacacacacacacacacacacacacacacacacacacacacacacacacacacacacacacacacacacacacacacacacacacacacacacacacacacacacacacacacacacacacacacacacacacacacacacacacacacacacacacacacacacacacacacacacacacacacacacacacacacacacacacacacacacacacacacacacacacacacacacacacacacacacacacacacacacacacacacacacacacacacacagacacacacacacacacacacacacacacacacacacacacagacacacagacacacagacacagacacagacacacacacacacagacacacagacacacagacacacagacagagagagagagagagagagagagagagagagagagagagagagagacagacagagagaaagaagaagaggaaaggcagggaagttaaccaaggctgagcccggtaggctaccctgcccTAGCTATAGTGGAGGAGAGAAAAGTCACTGATTGAGCCGATGCGTAACAGTTTTCTGTTTGACATCACAAGCGACGAATCAGACTGGTGTCCTTGAGAAAACACAACAGCGCCTGTCCTCCCTTTCGGAACTGCGATGGGCAGCGTTGTGGTCCCAATAccttctcgacagtgaaatcacttctgtacAATTGATGTAGAACAGTGACGAGGCGAAGACTCTCGTTTGCGTATGTCGGGGAGCAGCACAAAaggtgttcaatagtctcatcgacgTCACAGTCTTTAACTTCGCGTTGTCAGCCATCTCAATCTTAAATGAGTAATGCGTGAACAGATTATGCACGAGGCTTCcattctgaatgccgaaacgtcAATTCATCGTCTTTCTTTTGTGATCGGAGTCGCTCGCCTCACATGTATGGGGTAGTTTGCGGACATGACGGAGTTCCGCTCGTTTCAGCGACTGGGTTTGAGAGTCCATACTGACACCCCACGCCGGTAATTACCAGAGAGCCACAGCTGCTCCGCCGCAAAGCTGCACATGTCGATGTGTTACGTCGGAACACAGCGCACAGAAACGTCTGGGTCTCATGTCAAGGCTGCATTGAAAATACCGTTTAAAAGCActgcaaaaaaacaaagaaatagcTTGCCGGGGTGTCTGCGTTCGGCTCATGCAGTGGCCCTACTGATACACGTGTGCACTCTTTTGCGCCTGCGCTGTTGGTGTTCTCGGAATCGCGTCTGATGGCAATGGCTTCTCCCTTGGCTGCAACGTGCTGGACTAGGAGTTTGGTATTGTACTGGGCCGTCTGTGTCACCGTAATTTGGACTTCCGTTTGTGCGCACGAGCACGGGCATTCTCACAGCAGCCCATCGTCTAAAGCGGCTCAGTTTCGACAAAGATGGGACGCCACCGATGTGATCCGAGACGTTGAGTGAGTTGCTCTTTAAGATATTTCGGCATTTTTGAGATATTTTGCTTGCCTGCACAAATACGAAACTCTTGGTATGTATAGTTCACATCGCAGGATAAAGTATAAGGGGAATAACTCGTACAAGGGTTCGCAATTAGTAATGCTGTCGATACTAGGTTTTTCCTTTAGTGAAGTTGCCATTCTTATTAGAGCTCGGAATTTATCTAGTACAAGAAGCTTATGTGTGACCTTTTATTGGTTGGCTACCTCGTGACACGTACGTCTTATGATGCACCTAATGCCAGGAATTGGACAACATACGTCTCAGtttcccgccgtggtggtctaggggctaaggtactcggctgctgacccgcaggtcgcgggttcgaatcccggctgcggcggctgcatttccgatggaggcggcaatgttgtaggcccgtgtgctcagatttgggtgcacgttaaagaaccccacgtggtcgaaatttccggagccctccactacggcgtctctcataatcaaaaaggtggttttgggacgttaaaccccacatatcaatcaatcaatcaatcaatcaatcaatcaatcaatcaatcaatcaatgaacataCGTTTCAGCTGGGAAGTCAACTTCTGAAGTCTGGCCGAGCAGTTTCCTTATGCACCTCGAGAAACGGATTTCCTAGGTGCTACCGACCAGCTTCAACTGTGAAGCTTTATTTAGTTTCTTGCTGCGCCCTAAAACTCTCAAATTCAAGTTTTACTTTCTTCTATATGGCAGCTGTTGTAGTTCACATGCCCACATTAACTCGTAGATAGCCAAGTATTCAACTGAAAtgaattgccttttttttttgctcctgatTGATGTAACGAGGAGGTGCAAGGGAGGCGGCAGGCTTTCGGTGTAAGGTCCCGAGGCGGCTGTATAAGTCAAAACCAATTTTTTAGGCCACGAAGAGCGCCAATAGTTTTCAAGTATATTGACGTATATCCTCTGCCTTTGAGAAACAAATGGCACCATTTGCTTTCTGTCGTCTCTTTTAGTATATTTATTTAACGCGCCTAGATGAAGCAGCAGTACCTCCAAAGCATAGGAAGACCCCTGTAATTTCATTTTATCAACTTGTTTTTATATACTCTCTACATGAAGGCATGCATTGACAGGAAGGTGCTGATGATATTACCTACTTGCAATGCGATCGTGTTCTTTGAACACGATCGCCCGCGTGTACATACTGATTGTTTCACTGCGCAGGCACATCAAAGAGGATCTGGCTACTCTTGTGGACATGCAAAGCACTGGACAAATGACGGACGAGGAGATAACGTTTTATTTTTTCCGGTGAGTTCGTTCCTCCGATCAACGTTCACTTGCCCAGAAGTCAAAATCGTCGTTCAAGTGGAAAGATGCGAGTTCGTCCAAGTAAACTTAATGCGTGAAGAGTGAACTACTTGCCAGACGCTTACACTACGTAGAGAACGCACTAACCTGTCTCTGTCTAATATGTCTTTAAATTAAATTACGTGATGCTTCTAAAGCAACGTTCCTTCTGCTTCCAAAATCCCACCTAAACTGAAGAAGTTCCGGTAATTTTCTGATAAACACTCTCTATAGTAAGTAGCGAGTCGCGCAGAAAAGTCTTTGAGATGAAAATGTCGTTCGAGGAACAAGCGATTCAGTGAAAACAAGGAAACTTATAATTCCGCTACATATGAAAGTTTCCTCGTAGGATCACTCTTATGCAGATGGCAAATATATGGACGATCTAAATGAATTCTTATGGCCGACGTTTATTACACCATCGCCGTGATGTTCAGTATAACGTCCCAGTctatagcatcaccccgtgcgtCACGTTTTGTGTAAAAACGAAAGTGTGCGAGGGCAGCCAGCCAACTATTCCGACTTCATCGAAGAGGAACCCCGTCAGCCGCGTTTAGTGATAAAAATGCCCATAGgtggtgcggggggggggggggttcaatgaGGCTGAGTCACTGTGGCAGGAAATGCCTATACTTCAATCAGCCAGACATGGTCGCGCGCACCGTATCTTGACAGGGATCAGCAGAGGGCTCATTTGTTCGCACGTGTTTCATGCTCACTAGTAAATTTGCGATGAAGCGAGAGATAAGACAGTACGGTGATCGCATTTCCATGAGCCGGCGTTTTGCCGAGTTGTACGAGATGAGGCGTTAAAAGAGGGAGCTGCTAAGATGACTTCGTATGACGCTCCTTTTTGTCGCcatcgcattcactgcttcgcccTTGCGACCAGACTGTACATTCCCCTCTCTTGTTGCCGCTATCAGTATTGGATAATGATTGCATGTTATGGAAAGCTAGGCATGatggttacttttttttttctttcagaatgcACGACTTCGACGACAATACGATGCTGGACGGCATCGAGTTTTTGTCTGCTATGCAACACACAATTGACCATGGCTTCGCGCCCGGGGTAGAACCAAAGAGTCTTGACGATATCATTAGTGAGTACCTGgttcgtgcttttttttatttgaatgagATTTGTGCTGTAGTGGACAGTGTGTCGGGCTGGCACATATACTCTAATACTCTTTGGTAATGAATTAGAACTATGTGGAAACTACGTGGAATTAAAACTACGTGGAAGGGTGCTTGGCATATCGTTTGTGTCAAAGCATGGTGTCGAAAAAAGTTTAGAAAATTATCAGGGTAGCTAAATGAGCATGAATCTTCTTAAATTGCCCTGATTTCATTTTTTTCGTGGCTTGCGTAATTCGTAAACGTGTGTCGGTCACGGTAACAAGTTTATATAACGTGTTTATGACCTTGCTACCGTGAATATTTTAAGTAACATGTGAGAGTACTCAGCGGGTAAAATGTTGGTGGGTGACAGACATTAAGCAAATTTCGATGAGCCGCCATTGGTGTAATATATATAGTAATGCGACAATAGAGCCCTGAATTCGAACAAGTGCCTGTCGTAAAACGCATGTAAGCTCTGAAGACGCGGCTGTATCAAGGACTCGTCTATTTGTGAGACACAACCTAATGATGTCAGATGGCAAGAAAGCCGAGGAAAACATAGGATACATCATTTGTTGTCTTTGACTATGACCTAGTAGTTACAACATAAATGAACATAAATTGAAGTGAATGACAATACAACTAGCAGCTGGTGGGaaccgaacctacaaccttcggaaAGTGAGTCCGCTGTCGTACCAAAAAGGTTTCATTGGTGGTCGTACCCTCTTCCTTTTTATTAGATATTTCTTTGCGTGTAATTATGGCGGTGTTAGCCAGCGCCAGTCGTGGCACTGGCTATTTGACAAAAAATTGTCAGGTTTTCCAGCATGCATGTAGcggccaagagagagagagagagaataaaatgaggaaaaggcagagaggttaaccagaaattagagcatccggtttgctaccctgcactaagggaagggggaatggggaataaagatgggaacaaaagcgaagagcgaaatagatgtgccaaatagaaaagaaaaagtgagCTTGGGGTGCTATAGTCTATTGAATAGGCCAGCAgtaagttcaataaggccttcactgagcAGCCAAGGGACCTAATGCTGTGCCCCATCTAAAATGTCACCTTTGTGACACGATGTACGTACGAGCTCATTTTAATTTCCTCCTTTGTGTAAAGttgcatttaagaaaaaaaaaacattgaagaaGCTGCAATTTGAGTCATTTTGTAAATAGGTGATTAActtctttccatttttttctctcttttgcttCCCAGGACTCGTCGATGGAGCCTTCGCGCTTGATACAAATAACGACGGCTTCATCT
Protein-coding regions in this window:
- the LOC119174656 gene encoding longistatin; translation: MAMASPLAATCWTRSLVLYWAVCVTVIWTSVCAHEHGHSHSSPSSKAAQFRQRWDATDVIRDVEHIKEDLATLVDMQSTGQMTDEEITFYFFRMHDFDDNTMLDGIEFLSAMQHTIDHGFAPGVEPKSLDDIIRLVDGAFALDTNNDGFISYPELRVTLKQK